GACCTCGATACCTCGCGCCCGGTGGTCGCGTACTGCACCTGAGTGGACGAGCACACGAGCGCCAGTATGGCGCGCGACCTGAGGAAGCTGGGATTCAAGGACGTCAAGATTCTCAAGGGCGGACTCGGGGCCTGGACCAACGCCGGCCTGCCCATCGAGACCCGCACGGATATCTCTCCGGTGGGGATCGAGCTCTACAAGGCCCTCATGGGCTCGAGCTAACTCACAGTAGTTCGCGAGTTCAACGCCACCCTAGTCTACTCAGCCCTCGCCTCAGGGCTGCGCCCTTCAGTTCGAACTGCGGCCCTCTCCCTCTCCGAGGGAGAGGGATTCTTTTTATCCCTCTCCCCCATCGGGGGAGAGGGCAGGGTGAGGGGGCACGCGAAGGATCGTCGGTCTCACGTGCATCACGGTCGCCTGCCTCACACTTCGAAGCGGTCTCGCAAATCCGGAGGCGTGACGGGACAGGCCTCAGCAGGTCTTCGGAAGAGCTTGTATCTCACCGCGGCCACGTCGTCGTAAAGCGCATCCCGTAATCGCGACGGAACCATCCGACATAGTCTCGCCAGCAGCCACCACACGCCGCCCGCGCGCTCCAGGATGTGGAGGACGCCCGCGCTTCGCACGAGAACGGAGCCCTCGGGCGTGCGCACCACCATGCTGTCGGGCAGACCCGTAGTATCGGGCACCCGCTGCCTGAAGGCGGCGCTGTCGAGGGGGGCGAAGCGGAAGCGAGAGCCGTCGGGGTCGCGGGACAGGGCAAAGCGCACGGCGCGATGGCAGAGCCCGCACGTGCCGTCGTAGAAGACGAGGGAATGGCCCGCGCCCGGCCCGGCGCGCGAGCCGTCGACGGCGCTCACCCCAGACGCACCCGCTCGTTGAGCGCGCGCAGAGCTACCCGGGCCTCGCGCACCATGGTCTCGACCACCTCGGCCGCGCCGGGCAGATCGTGGATGAGCCCCACGCTCTGCCCTGACCACATCGGAAAGTATTCCGCATTCTGCTGCTTGGCGGAGGCGGCGAAGATGTCCTGGGCCACTCCCGCTTGGAGCAGGCTGGGCAAGACGGGCGCGCCAGATGCGGCGTACTCCTCGGTGTAGGTGCTCCTGAGCGCGCGCGCGTAGAGGCCCGTGAAGGCATCCGTCACCGCGGTCGCCTCGCTGCCGCGGTCGAGGAGCGCCTTCTTCCAGAACTCCGCGGCCGCCGACTCGCGGGTGGCCACGAAGCGGGTGCCCAGAAGCACACCGACGGCACCCAGGGCGAGAGCGGCCACGAGACCGCGGCCGTCGGCGAGGCCGCCCGAGGCGATGACGGGGACGGGCACCGCGTCGACGATCTGGGGCACGAGCGCGATGGCGCCGATCTGCGCCATCTCGCGCGAGTTCGGCTTGATCCAGGTCGAGCGATGGCCGCCCGCCTCGCTGCCCTGCGCAACGACGGCGTCTACGCCTGAGGCGGCCACCGCGCGGGCGTCGTCCACCGTCGCCACCATGGCCACGACCTTGATGCCGCGCTCATGGCAACGCGCGACCATGGCGCGCCCGGGATTGCCGAGGCCGATGCTCCACACGGGTACGCGCTCTTCGAGGATGACCTCGAAGGCCTCGTCGATGAGATCTGGCGTGGGCGCCGGCCGGCCGGCCCCCGCGGGCAGGCCGAGGCGGCGGCGAAAGGGGTCGAGCGCGCCGTGCACGCGCCGGAGCGTGTCCTCCGGGATCTTTGCCGGATCCACGGGCGGGCGGATCTCCGTGTGCAACCAGAGATTGACGCCGAAGGGCTTGTCGGTCAGCTCCCGCACGTGACGGATCTCCTGGCGAAGCTGGTCGCCCGTGAGCCGAAGACCGGCGAGAATGCCCAACCCCCCCGCGCGGGATACTTCGGCGGCCAGATCGGGGCCAGCCACCCTACCCATGCCGGACTGCAGGATGGGGTAGTCGATGCCAAGGAGGTCGCAGAGGGGCGTGCGCAGCGCGTCCATGACGGCTCCTCCCTCAGAAGCCGAGGGCGGCACCGTCGGCGCGGGGATCGGAGCCGCCGACGAGGCTGCCGTCGGGATCGAGCCAGATACATTGCGCGTGTCCGAAGAGGTCGTCCCACTCGTGGGCCACGTGAACATCGTGGCCGCGCGTGGCGAGCTCAACCGCCACCTCTCGCCCGTAGCGTCCTTCCAGGCGGAGCGCGCGGGTCGGCGCTCCCCAGGTGCGGCCATAGACCCAGCGCGGCGCCTCCACGCATGCCTGCGCCCCCATGCCGCGATCGAGACGGCGTGTGACGAGCGCGGCTTGTGTCTGCGGCTGGCCTTCGCCTCCCATCGTGCCGTAGACGAAGCGCGCGCGGCCGCCCTCGAGATACATGGAGGGGATGAGCGTGTGCAGGGTTTGCTTGCGGGGGGCAAGGGCATTGGCCTGACGAGGATCTAGCGAGAAGAACGAGCCGCGATTCTGGAGAACCACCCCGGTGTCGCCGGCCACGAGGCCCGAGCCCCAGGTGAAATAGACGGACTGGATGAGCGAGACCGCGTTGCCCTGGGCATCGGCGGTGATGATGGCGACGGTATCCCCGCCCGCGGCCATCCCCGTCGCCGGCCGGGCCGTCCGACGCATGTCGATCCGCCGCGCCATCGCGTCGAGGTGCTCCGGGGCAAGCAGCTCGTGCGCGCTCCTCTCCATCCACTCCGGATCGGTGAGATAGCGATCGCGATCCTCGAAGGCGAGCTTGGTCGCCTCCACGAGCACGTGGATGTAGTCGGTCTCCTCGAGGCTCGCCATGTCGAAGCGATTGGCGAGGGCGAGGATGGCCAGGGCCGGAATGCCCTGGGTGGGCGGCGGGAAGGAGCAGGCCTGCCCCTGGTGATAGGGGACGCGGAGCGGCTCCACCCACTCGCTGCGGTGCTCCGCGAAGTCCTCGAGACTCAACGGGCTGCCCGCTGCCGAGACGGCCGCCACGATTCGCCGGGCGACGTCGCCGCCGTAGAAGGCATCGGGGCCGCCGTCGCGCACGCCCTCCAGGGTAAGGCCAAGGTCGCGCTGGACGAGTGGGCCCTGGGCGAGCACGTCGGGGTGATAGAGCGGCCACAGGTGCTCCTTGAGCGGAGCGATGGCGGTGGGGCCGAAGAGGTCGGGCTCGGCGGGAGGGGCCACGCGCTGCCCCGCGGAGGCGGAGAATCCACCGCGCGCATAGGCGATGGCGTCGCCGAAGAGGGCCTTCCAGGGCAGGGCCGAGCCCATGCTGCGCGTGCTGTACTGGTGCGCCTGCCACCAGCCGTCGACCGCGCCGGGCACGGTCAGGGCAGCGGGACCGCCACGGATGGGAATGGCCTCGCGCAGGCCGCGCGATGCGTACCACTCGATCGTCGCCGCGCGCGCGGAGCGTCCGATTCCGCAGAGGGCGGCCAGCCGCCTGGCGCCCGCATCGTAGATCAGCCACACATTGTCGCCGCCCACCCCGTTCATGTGCGGGTAGACCACCGCGATGGTAGCCGCCGCGGCGATGGCGGCATCGAGCGCGTTCCCCCCGGCCCGCAGGGCGGCCAGGCCGGACTCCGAGGCCAGGACATGGGGCGTGGCGACCATGCCGCGCGGCGCGTGCGCCTCGAGCCAGCGGGTCTTGGTCATGGGGGTGATTCTACAGCGATAAAGAGAAACCCTCTCACCCGTCTCGGGGAGAGGGCTGGCAGGTCGCTGAAAAAGGCCCATCTGCTTCGTTGGCGCCCTCGGCAGCAGGTTCAACGTACAGAGAGTACGCCTCACCTGCGAATCCACTCAGCCCTCGTCTCGCGTCGGCCGATAGCCGCCGCTCAACTCGAACTGCGGGGCGCCGCCTCGCATCTGGGCCTTTTTGAGCGACCTGCCTGCTGGTTGTGGCGATGCCCCTTTTTAGCGACCTGCGAAGGCAAGGGGCGCCGCCGCCCGCCAGGGCAGACCATCAGAGCGGGAACAAGGGCGTGCTCGATGCCGGGACGATCGTAGAGATCGGTCTTCAAGCGCGCTATGCCCGTTTCATACTAGTATTCGGTCTATGCGGTGTCCCGCCTGTCAGCATGAAGCACCCGCTGATGCCCAGTTCTGCCCGGAATGCGGCACGAAGCTCGTGGTCACCTGCGCGCAGTGCGCGACCGAAAACGGGCCGAGCCACAAGTTTTGCAAACACTGCGGGGCGGCGCTGGGGCCGCCGCGCGATGCCGCGAAGTTCGCGTCGCCTCAGGCGTACACGCCGAAGCACCTCGCCGACAAGATCCTGACCTCCAAGACCGCCCTCGAAGGTGAGCGAAAGCAGGTGACCGTGCTCTTCTGCGACATCGCCAATTCCACGGGGCTGGCCGAGCGCATCGGCCCGGAGGCGATGCACGATCTGCTCGATCGATTCTTCGAGCTGTGCCTGTCCGAGATCCACCGGTACGAGGGCACGGTGAATCAGTTCCTCGGCGATGGATTCATGGCGCTGTTCGGGGCGCCCCTCGCCCACGAGGATGACGCGCGACGCGCCGCCCTCGCGGCCCTGGGCATTCAGCGGCGCTTGCGTGAGCGCCGGAGCGATCTGGTGAGAGCCGGCGTCGACGATCTCGCCGTCCGGATGGGGGTGAACACCGGGTTCGTGGTGGTGGGACGGATCGGCGACAACCTGCGCATGGACTACACGGCCATCGGCGACACCACGAATCTCGCGGCGCGGCTGCAACAGCTTGCCGAGCCCGGCGCCATTCTCCTCAGTGACACGACGCATCGCATGCTCCATGGCGCCATGCGGACGGAGCGACTCGCGCCGATGCACGTGAAGGGCAAGGCGGAGCCGGTGACCGCCTACCGGCTCCTCGGGCTCGCGCCGCGCCGATCGCCGGTCGAGGAGCGCGATGCCCGGACCCTCGCCGACTTCGTCGGTCGCGAGCGCGAGATGGGTGTGCTGCGGGACCTCTGGGCGCAGGTGGTGGGCGAGCAGGGCCAGGTCGTGGGGATCGCGGGGGAGCCCGGGATCGGCAAGTCGCGACTGCTGTATGAGTTTCGCCGCGCGCTCGGCGGGACGCCGGTGACATTCCTGGAAGGGCGTTGCGTCTCGTATGGCGCCTCCATCCCGTACCTGCCGTGGCTCGATATTCTTCGGAACAACTGCGGCATCGTGGACAGCGATACCCCGGAGGCCGTCGCGGAGAAAGTCACGGCGGGGCTCAACGAAGTGGGGATGGCGCCCGAGTCGGCCATGTACCTGCTGCACCTCCTGGGGGTGAAAGACGCCACGGGCGCGCTCGAGGTGCTGAGCCCGGAGGCGATCAAGACGCGCACATTCGACACGTTGCGAATGCTGAGCCTCAAGGGCAGCCGGCGGCGCCCGATCATCTTCCTCATCGAGGACCTGCACTGGCTCGACAAGACGTCGGAAGAATATCTCGCGTTCTTCGTGGAAAGCCTCACCGCGGCGCCGATCTTCCTCATCACGACGTATCGGCCGGGCTACCGGCCACCGTGGATCGATCGCTCCTACGCGACGCAGCTGTCGCTGCGGCCGCTCGCCCGCGAGGCGAGTCTCGCCGTGGTGCGATCGATGCTCGGCGCCGAGGACATGACCAGCATCGTGTCGGAGACGATTCTGAGCAAGGCGGAGGGCAACCCGTTCTTTCTCGAGGAGCTCGCGCTCGCCATGGCCGAGCGCCGGGGATCGGATCAAGTCGTGCCGGACACCGTGCAAGGCGTGATCATGGCTCGCATCGATCGACTGTCGGAAGGCGCCAAGCGCCTGGTC
This sequence is a window from Candidatus Methylomirabilota bacterium. Protein-coding genes within it:
- a CDS encoding rhodanese-like domain-containing protein; the encoded protein is MARDLRKLGFKDVKILKGGLGAWTNAGLPIETRTDISPVGIELYKALMGSS
- a CDS encoding DUF393 domain-containing protein, which encodes MSAVDGSRAGPGAGHSLVFYDGTCGLCHRAVRFALSRDPDGSRFRFAPLDSAAFRQRVPDTTGLPDSMVVRTPEGSVLVRSAGVLHILERAGGVWWLLARLCRMVPSRLRDALYDDVAAVRYKLFRRPAEACPVTPPDLRDRFEV
- a CDS encoding nitronate monooxygenase, coding for MDALRTPLCDLLGIDYPILQSGMGRVAGPDLAAEVSRAGGLGILAGLRLTGDQLRQEIRHVRELTDKPFGVNLWLHTEIRPPVDPAKIPEDTLRRVHGALDPFRRRLGLPAGAGRPAPTPDLIDEAFEVILEERVPVWSIGLGNPGRAMVARCHERGIKVVAMVATVDDARAVAASGVDAVVAQGSEAGGHRSTWIKPNSREMAQIGAIALVPQIVDAVPVPVIASGGLADGRGLVAALALGAVGVLLGTRFVATRESAAAEFWKKALLDRGSEATAVTDAFTGLYARALRSTYTEEYAASGAPVLPSLLQAGVAQDIFAASAKQQNAEYFPMWSGQSVGLIHDLPGAAEVVETMVREARVALRALNERVRLG
- a CDS encoding gamma-glutamyltransferase family protein encodes the protein MTKTRWLEAHAPRGMVATPHVLASESGLAALRAGGNALDAAIAAAATIAVVYPHMNGVGGDNVWLIYDAGARRLAALCGIGRSARAATIEWYASRGLREAIPIRGGPAALTVPGAVDGWWQAHQYSTRSMGSALPWKALFGDAIAYARGGFSASAGQRVAPPAEPDLFGPTAIAPLKEHLWPLYHPDVLAQGPLVQRDLGLTLEGVRDGGPDAFYGGDVARRIVAAVSAAGSPLSLEDFAEHRSEWVEPLRVPYHQGQACSFPPPTQGIPALAILALANRFDMASLEETDYIHVLVEATKLAFEDRDRYLTDPEWMERSAHELLAPEHLDAMARRIDMRRTARPATGMAAGGDTVAIITADAQGNAVSLIQSVYFTWGSGLVAGDTGVVLQNRGSFFSLDPRQANALAPRKQTLHTLIPSMYLEGGRARFVYGTMGGEGQPQTQAALVTRRLDRGMGAQACVEAPRWVYGRTWGAPTRALRLEGRYGREVAVELATRGHDVHVAHEWDDLFGHAQCIWLDPDGSLVGGSDPRADGAALGF
- a CDS encoding adenylate/guanylate cyclase domain-containing protein — translated: MRCPACQHEAPADAQFCPECGTKLVVTCAQCATENGPSHKFCKHCGAALGPPRDAAKFASPQAYTPKHLADKILTSKTALEGERKQVTVLFCDIANSTGLAERIGPEAMHDLLDRFFELCLSEIHRYEGTVNQFLGDGFMALFGAPLAHEDDARRAALAALGIQRRLRERRSDLVRAGVDDLAVRMGVNTGFVVVGRIGDNLRMDYTAIGDTTNLAARLQQLAEPGAILLSDTTHRMLHGAMRTERLAPMHVKGKAEPVTAYRLLGLAPRRSPVEERDARTLADFVGREREMGVLRDLWAQVVGEQGQVVGIAGEPGIGKSRLLYEFRRALGGTPVTFLEGRCVSYGASIPYLPWLDILRNNCGIVDSDTPEAVAEKVTAGLNEVGMAPESAMYLLHLLGVKDATGALEVLSPEAIKTRTFDTLRMLSLKGSRRRPIIFLIEDLHWLDKTSEEYLAFFVESLTAAPIFLITTYRPGYRPPWIDRSYATQLSLRPLAREASLAVVRSMLGAEDMTSIVSETILSKAEGNPFFLEELALAMAERRGSDQVVPDTVQGVIMARIDRLSEGAKRLVQTASVLGREFSAKLLDKIWDGGGALHPHLLELKRLEFLYESAGGEEAVYVFKHALTQDVAYDGLLTHRRQSLHGAAARALEEIYADRLEEAYGALAYHYARSEVADKAVGYLSRVADKAARVYANVEALTHLGEALVHLERLPEGGERDRLLIDVVLRQGFSLYFLGRFQESVDVLIQHRDRLESLRDPAVAGPYHFWLAHMYTRLGHQDMARASAHRAIEEAKRCGDRATLGKAHGLLALDYYWAGKSVEGLEHGREALVLLEQTSQHWWLGMAHFYVAMNYLLLGRFAGCEEAAGQARAVGETIGDPRLQCYAAFTVGWMAATRGEHGGAREACERSRKLSPDPVSRVYATGFLGLAHVEAGDLTAAIPLLESAIAELERFGFPQWHGMFTTLLGDAYRQRGEFDRAVALANQGIAITTRCGYLLGVGLGQRILGRIAIGRGALGEAEAALTEALRTFDSIESEFEIARTGLELAGVAFGRGRDATARSLLREAHRTFVAASVPAYVRRAEQLAAERSVSLP